A DNA window from Onthophagus taurus isolate NC chromosome 1, IU_Otau_3.0, whole genome shotgun sequence contains the following coding sequences:
- the LOC111415638 gene encoding tubulin delta chain-like: MSNVVLQFGQCGNQVGHSFYEFLYNDIQMTTKNGKSSNDYKQEALSKWFNVRKDFLEPKAVLVDTEDKVTKTVNKGKAIKYRNIVSNAYGGSANNWAFGYNSRSVLVQDETLEKLRKEIERCDMLGCIINVLSSSGGTGSGVGSKIIEAVRQEYSSKFIVNVIVFPFKKGDVVTQNYNTLLTLSKLYDVTDCSIIFENDKTHSICSRLFPMKKLQLRDLNNIISQQLASVMQPIKQITLPNLISNVSAHPSYKYLQISSAPYFNKDNSSFEPVQTWPSLLGQVVRNAKTDLVIKNTLCKKIRYIGNVLITRGVSSPQENDIKRYFEPSSYVNWVPDTAKFVHYLQDREFSYYNNYVSLLTNNNNICNSLNFILEDAWNLFVHSAYLHHYAKYGVNDECFLEAFQKLESVLNDYKKL; encoded by the coding sequence ATGAGTAACGTAGTGTTGCAATTCGGGCAATGTGGAAATCAAGTGGGGCATTCCTTTTACGAGTTTCTTTACAATGATATTCAAATGACTACGAAGAACGGTAAAAGTTCAAATGATTATAAGCAGGAGGCTCTTAGCAAATGGTTTAATGTTCGAAAAGACTTTTTAGAGCCAAAAGCTGTCTTGGTTGATACAGAGGATAAAGTAACAAAGACTGTAAATAAAGGAAAAGCGATTAAATATAGAAATATTGTCTCGAATGCTTATGGTGGATCTGCAAATAACTGGGCTTTTGGATATAATTCACGTAGTGTTTTGGTTCAAGATGAAACCTTGGAAAAGTTAAGGAAAGAAATTGAACGCTGTGATATGTTAGGgtgtataataaatgttttaagttcTTCTGGAGGGACTGGATCAGGTGTTGGCAGTAAAATTATTGAAGCTGTACGTCAAGAATACtcatcaaaatttattgtaaatgtTATTGTGTTTCCGTTTAAAAAAGGGGATGTTGTTACACAAAATTATAACACTCTTTTAACATTATCTAAATTGTACGATGTGACTGATTGTTCAATAATCTTTGAAAACGATAAAACCCATTCGATTTGCTCACGTTTATTTCCAATGAAAAAGTTACAATTAAgagatttaaataatattatttctcAACAATTAGCTTCTGTTATGCAACCAATTAAGCAAATAACACTcccaaatttaatttcgaacGTTTCTGCTCACCCCTCTTATAAATATTTGCAAATCTCAAGTGCAccttattttaataaagacaATTCAAGTTTTGAACCTGTACAAACATGGCCTTCATTACTCGGACAGGTTGTTAGAAACGCTAAAACAGAtttggttataaaaaatacattgtGCAAGAAAATAAGATATATAGGAAACGTATTAATTACTCGCGGTGTTTCTAGTCCCCaagaaaatgatataaaaagatattttgaaccATCTTCTTATGTTAATTGGGTTCCTGATACCGCAAAATTCGTTCATTATCTACAAGATCGAGAATTTTCATATTACAACAATTATGTTTCTTTATTGAcgaataataacaatatttgtaatagtttaaattttatcttgGAAGATGCTTGGAACCTTTTCGTTCACTCCGCCTATTTACACCACTATGCAAAATATGGTGTTAATGATGAATGTTTTTTAGAGGcttttcaaaaattagaaagtgttttaaacgattataaaaagttgtaa